A stretch of DNA from Gammaproteobacteria bacterium:
TCGCCGATACCGAACTCGGGGTCGGGTGTGATGTTGGGGGTATAGAAGGTGCCGAAGGGGGTCTCCATCGCACGCCCGCCGGCAAGAAAGGCGCCGTCGTTGTCCTCATCCGTGTGGCAGGCCGCGCAACCCGCGGCTCGGAACACGCGCTCGCCTCGCTGCGCCAGGTCGCTCTGCCCGGCGATCGCTGCAGATGAGGATAGCGGCACGCAGGCAAAGACGTGCAGGATCGCGAGAACGCGTCGATCCACGGCGGTTTCTGCGGTTTCTTATAGAACGCGTTATTCCTCTTCGGCCCGGAATTCCTTGTGACAGCCCTTGCAGGCCTCCGACATGTCCTTGAAGGCCTTCTGAATCGCCTTGTCGTCGCCGGATTCGGACGCCTTCAGCAATGCGGCGGCCTCGGTATCGGCCTTGTTCGCGGCCTTCTTGAACGCGTCCCAGTCCTCCCAGATCTTCTCCAGCGCGTCGGTCTCGCCGAAATCGGAGCCCTCGGGAAACATCGACGGGATGTCGCGGGTCGTCGAGGTCAGGGCCTGTGCAAACGCCTTGAAGTCGTCGTCCCGGTTCTTGACCTTGCCACGCACGACCTGCGAC
This window harbors:
- a CDS encoding cytochrome c, which encodes MIPRNNRIATIGLLIALGSLAVVAAAEDDPDAIVKYRQGVMKAQGGLMTAMSQVVRGKVKNRDDDFKAFAQALTSTTRDIPSMFPEGSDFGETDALEKIWEDWDAFKKAANKADTEAAALLKASESGDDKAIQKAFKDMSEACKGCHKEFRAEEE